The Acidobacteriota bacterium genome has a segment encoding these proteins:
- a CDS encoding segregation/condensation protein A — MTDPAPDALPLEEAPAPVEAAPAEVPAAGAPAVEPLAAEPAAPEAPAADGYQVRLDVFEGPLDLLLFLIRKKKIDIHDIPIAAITRDYLGYLERKTEINLDREAEFVFIAALLIYIKSQMLLPRETDLAEGEDPRRVLVDRLIEYEKVKAACSLLREREDVQILQWKRDFVPPLHGEGETEPVELSLFDLAEAFFAMMKRKSADDTRIIRGREVPVEVKMKELVTLLRSRGVLDFLEYFETHESLEEALISFFCVLELVKSRVAVAVQDELFQTIRVWLRKDPSRTAAHE; from the coding sequence ATGACCGATCCCGCCCCCGACGCCTTGCCCCTCGAGGAGGCCCCCGCGCCTGTCGAGGCGGCCCCGGCCGAGGTCCCCGCGGCCGGGGCTCCGGCGGTCGAACCCCTCGCCGCCGAACCCGCCGCGCCGGAGGCGCCCGCGGCCGACGGCTACCAGGTCCGGCTGGACGTCTTCGAGGGCCCGCTCGACCTGCTCCTCTTCCTTATCCGCAAGAAGAAGATCGACATCCACGATATCCCCATCGCCGCCATCACCCGGGATTACCTCGGCTACCTCGAGCGCAAGACCGAGATCAACCTCGACCGCGAGGCCGAGTTCGTCTTCATCGCCGCCCTGCTGATCTACATCAAGTCGCAGATGCTCCTGCCGCGGGAGACCGACCTGGCCGAGGGCGAGGACCCGCGCCGGGTCCTGGTCGACCGTCTGATCGAATACGAGAAGGTCAAGGCCGCCTGCTCCCTCCTCCGCGAGCGGGAGGACGTCCAGATCCTCCAGTGGAAGAGGGATTTCGTCCCGCCCCTCCACGGCGAGGGCGAGACGGAGCCGGTCGAGCTGTCGCTCTTCGATCTGGCCGAGGCGTTCTTCGCCATGATGAAGCGCAAGTCGGCCGACGACACCCGTATCATCCGCGGCCGGGAGGTCCCGGTCGAGGTCAAGATGAAGGAGCTGGTGACGCTCCTCCGGAGCCGCGGCGTCCTCGATTTCCTCGAATACTTCGAAACGCACGAATCGCTCGAGGAGGCCCTGATCTCCTTCTTCTGCGTTCTCGAGCTGGTCAAGTCCCGGGTGGCCGTGGCCGTCCAGGACGAGCTTTTCCAGACGATCCGCGTCTGGCTCCGCAAGGACCCTTCCAGGACGGCCGCCCATGAATAA
- the scpB gene encoding SMC-Scp complex subunit ScpB, with product MNNDLKALVEALIFVSQEPVTIERLQAVLEGASADDIQAAVEALAAECEAEGRGVRVIRAGGGWLFATKPAHDHEVRRLLQIERKNRLSSAGLETLAAIAYHQPVTQSEISAIRGVDTTGSLKTLLEKKLIKIVGRKKAPGNPLVYRTSDEFLLYLGLNSLDELPSEAEIAKILEQEKAVEA from the coding sequence ATGAATAACGACCTCAAAGCCCTCGTCGAAGCCCTGATCTTCGTCTCCCAGGAGCCGGTGACCATAGAGCGGCTCCAGGCCGTGCTCGAAGGCGCCTCCGCCGATGACATCCAGGCCGCCGTCGAGGCCCTGGCCGCGGAATGCGAAGCCGAGGGGCGGGGCGTCCGCGTCATCCGGGCCGGCGGCGGCTGGCTCTTCGCCACCAAGCCGGCCCACGACCACGAGGTCCGCCGCCTGCTCCAGATCGAGCGCAAGAACCGGCTGTCCTCGGCCGGCCTCGAGACCCTGGCCGCCATCGCCTACCACCAGCCGGTGACCCAGTCCGAGATCTCGGCCATCCGCGGCGTCGACACGACCGGGTCGCTGAAGACGCTGCTCGAGAAGAAGCTGATCAAGATCGTCGGCCGGAAGAAGGCGCCGGGCAATCCCCTCGTCTACCGGACCTCCGACGAGTTCCTGCTTTACCTGGGGCTCAACAGCCTCGACGAGCTCCCCTCCGAGGCGGAGATCGCCAAGATCCTCGAACAGGAGAAGGCCGTCGAGGCCTAG
- a CDS encoding 30S ribosomal protein S1, whose protein sequence is MSSEDYEHLLDRYEYSTKEITLGKVLKGRVIKRTPTHVLVDVGFKTEGLIPNEDFTDPAALEALEPGSEVETMLEKTDLKDGYLVLSKKKADAVRAIETLDQAFEHGLIVSGTVVERTRGGFHVDVGLPAFLPESHADLRPVKDPAALIGQTFRFRVIKFDRKTENAVLSRKLVLQEEREKRKKAVFGSLVKGEKVAGRVKSLTNFGAFIDLGGIEGLLHVSDISWGKGIRPSDYLALGQEVEVVVLDFNEKTEKISLGLKQLTPDPWATIAEKYQAGQKIAGKVSSLTDFGAFVELEKGVEGLVHISDLTWSRKLVHPKKVLTPGQEVVVTVLDVNPQTKRISLGLKQASPHPLETFRQQHGVGSRVKGTVTSLTDFGAFVEVEKGIEGLVHISDISWEKIKHPSEKLQLGQETEAIVLNIDVDKQKVSLGMKQLEGDIWEEFFTRQKIGDIVNVKIVRLTDFGAFVEIVPGIEGVVFTAELDEKKLEKPSDMFAVGDERNAKIVKMNPKARKISLSFKQAQYDLQKQEFQRFMESQNDRMTFGDIMRDQLKGFKAPKKRAKKEDSHD, encoded by the coding sequence ATGTCGTCCGAAGACTACGAGCACCTGCTCGACCGCTACGAGTACAGCACGAAGGAGATCACGCTGGGGAAGGTCCTCAAGGGCCGCGTCATCAAGCGCACCCCGACCCACGTCCTCGTCGACGTCGGGTTCAAGACCGAGGGCCTCATCCCCAACGAGGATTTCACCGACCCCGCCGCCCTGGAGGCCCTCGAGCCCGGCAGCGAGGTCGAGACCATGCTCGAGAAGACCGACCTCAAGGACGGCTATCTCGTCCTGTCCAAGAAGAAAGCCGACGCTGTCAGGGCCATCGAGACCCTGGACCAGGCCTTCGAGCACGGCCTGATCGTCAGCGGCACGGTCGTCGAGCGGACACGAGGCGGCTTCCACGTCGACGTCGGCCTGCCGGCCTTCCTGCCCGAGTCCCACGCCGATCTCCGTCCGGTCAAGGACCCCGCGGCCCTGATCGGCCAGACGTTCAGGTTCCGGGTCATCAAATTCGACCGCAAGACCGAGAACGCGGTCCTGTCGCGCAAGCTCGTCCTCCAGGAAGAGCGGGAGAAGCGGAAAAAGGCCGTCTTCGGCAGCCTGGTCAAGGGCGAGAAGGTCGCGGGCCGGGTCAAGTCCCTGACCAATTTCGGCGCCTTCATCGACCTCGGCGGCATCGAGGGCCTGCTCCACGTCTCCGACATCTCCTGGGGCAAGGGCATCCGCCCCTCCGACTACCTGGCCCTCGGCCAGGAGGTCGAGGTCGTCGTCCTGGACTTCAACGAGAAGACCGAGAAGATCTCCCTCGGCCTCAAGCAGCTGACGCCCGATCCCTGGGCCACCATCGCCGAGAAGTACCAGGCCGGCCAGAAGATCGCCGGCAAGGTCTCCAGCCTGACCGACTTCGGCGCCTTCGTCGAGCTCGAGAAGGGCGTCGAGGGCCTGGTCCACATCTCCGACCTGACCTGGTCGCGCAAGCTCGTCCACCCCAAGAAGGTCCTGACCCCGGGCCAGGAGGTCGTGGTCACCGTCCTCGACGTCAACCCCCAGACCAAGCGCATCTCCCTCGGGCTCAAGCAGGCCTCACCCCACCCGCTCGAGACCTTCCGCCAGCAGCACGGCGTCGGCTCCCGGGTCAAGGGCACGGTCACCAGCCTGACCGACTTCGGCGCCTTCGTCGAGGTCGAGAAGGGGATCGAGGGCCTGGTCCACATCTCCGACATCAGCTGGGAGAAGATCAAGCATCCATCCGAGAAGCTCCAGCTCGGCCAGGAGACCGAGGCCATCGTCCTGAACATCGACGTCGACAAGCAGAAGGTCTCCCTGGGCATGAAGCAGCTCGAGGGGGACATCTGGGAGGAGTTCTTCACCCGGCAGAAGATCGGCGACATCGTCAACGTCAAGATCGTCCGCCTGACGGACTTCGGGGCCTTCGTCGAGATCGTCCCGGGCATCGAGGGCGTCGTCTTCACGGCCGAGCTCGACGAGAAGAAGCTCGAGAAACCCTCCGACATGTTCGCCGTCGGCGACGAGCGCAACGCCAAGATCGTCAAGATGAACCCCAAGGCCAGGAAGATCTCGCTGAGCTTCAAGCAGGCCCAGTACGACCTTCAGAAGCAGGAGTTCCAGCGGTTCATGGAATCCCAGAACGATCGCATGACCTTCGGCGATATCATGAGGGACCAGCTGAAGGGCTTCAAGGCCCCGAAGAAGAGGGCCAAAAAGGAGGACTCCCATGATTAA
- a CDS encoding HU family DNA-binding protein produces MIKADLTNKISQELSIPKQEAEEGVNLFFETIREAILRGEEIEIRGFGSFRFRKRTSRAGRNPRTGEPVKVPPKKVLYFKPSKLLKELINK; encoded by the coding sequence ATGATTAAGGCGGACCTGACCAACAAGATCTCCCAGGAGCTGAGCATTCCGAAGCAGGAAGCCGAGGAGGGCGTCAACCTGTTCTTCGAGACCATCCGCGAGGCCATCCTGCGCGGCGAGGAGATCGAGATCCGCGGCTTCGGCAGCTTCCGCTTCCGCAAGCGCACCTCCCGGGCCGGGCGCAATCCCCGGACCGGCGAGCCGGTCAAGGTCCCGCCGAAGAAGGTCCTCTATTTCAAGCCGAGCAAGCTCCTCAAGGAGCTGATCAACAAGTAA
- a CDS encoding HIT domain-containing protein — protein sequence MRYISAPWRADYVRQAAAVKGCIFCEALKGRDDRAAGVLLRGRRNFVMLNRYPYNPGHLMIAPKRHLADYAEAGPAERAEMAELQRTALLVLRRAYGPQGFNAGMNLGASAGAGVAGHYHLHVVPRWTGDSNFMPLIGGTRVFIEDLETTYRKLRPLFDEERRRRSR from the coding sequence ATGCGCTACATCTCCGCTCCCTGGAGGGCCGACTACGTCCGCCAGGCCGCCGCAGTGAAGGGCTGCATCTTCTGCGAGGCCCTGAAGGGCCGCGACGACCGGGCGGCGGGCGTGCTCCTGCGCGGCCGGCGCAACTTCGTCATGCTCAACCGCTACCCCTACAATCCCGGGCACCTCATGATCGCCCCCAAGCGGCACCTGGCGGACTACGCCGAGGCCGGGCCGGCGGAGCGGGCCGAGATGGCCGAGCTCCAGCGGACGGCCCTGCTCGTCCTGCGCCGGGCCTACGGGCCCCAGGGCTTCAACGCCGGGATGAACCTCGGCGCCAGCGCCGGGGCGGGGGTGGCCGGGCACTACCATCTCCACGTCGTCCCCCGCTGGACGGGGGACTCCAATTTCATGCCCCTCATCGGGGGCACGCGGGTCTTCATCGAGGACCTGGAAACGACCTATCGGAAACTGCGTCCGCTTTTCGACGAAGAGCGGCGACGCCGTTCGAGGTGA
- a CDS encoding SurA N-terminal domain-containing protein translates to MRRNVKSLKFVLWVLVAVFVVAIFAIWGGAGRLGERSRADTLATVGGANISSDEFYQALRQRLEAIRKQLGGGELNAGLIQQLGVPQQTLEQLVQQRLLLEIASDMGLKASDTEVRAKIMSFPGLQLDGKFVGFENYKRALEYNHIQLAEFESSIRQEVLMSKVVESLTAGLFVTDEEVWGSYSKQNDSAKIEYLVAETAKAEPPAAPGEAQIRARYDRNAAAYKVPEKRTADYVVLRTADLRKEVAVKDDEIDKYYRDNTAQFQEPETVKASRIWLPFGATDKDKVLAQAGDVRKRAAGGEDFAALARAFSKDDKAAAGGDWGAYDWKSLSAPETEAVGKLEAGAVSVVVEAEAGAAIFKVTEKRPAVTKALAEVKTAIKGILEEEKARTLVAGRIQQLEKSARKEKSLDVAAQKMGLKPASTGALKRGDPLGDFDTTGAVSSALFGLKDREISAPIPTYAGEALAELKAVETERPARFEEVRDEVAKEMTDELKKTAALARLRELRAGLKDDWHLEAPKLKLEYKSVDAHKREQYLSLVGERPEIDALLFSLPLRQTSEPAAVDEGYALFRVLERKEATREEFEKVKASERDTLLGDKKNRFLMAYMTKAREEKKVKINAEAYQRLSQEVLSRYSGQS, encoded by the coding sequence ATGAGACGCAACGTCAAATCGCTCAAGTTCGTCCTCTGGGTCCTGGTCGCCGTGTTCGTGGTGGCCATCTTCGCCATCTGGGGCGGCGCCGGACGGTTGGGCGAAAGGAGTCGGGCCGATACGCTGGCCACCGTCGGCGGGGCCAATATCTCCTCCGACGAGTTCTACCAGGCCCTGCGCCAGCGGCTCGAGGCCATCCGGAAGCAGCTGGGCGGCGGCGAGCTCAACGCCGGCCTCATCCAGCAGCTCGGCGTGCCGCAGCAGACCCTGGAGCAGCTCGTCCAGCAGCGTCTCCTGCTCGAGATCGCCTCGGATATGGGCCTGAAGGCCTCGGACACCGAGGTCCGGGCCAAGATCATGTCCTTCCCCGGGCTGCAGCTGGACGGCAAGTTCGTCGGCTTCGAGAACTACAAGCGCGCCCTCGAGTACAACCACATCCAGCTGGCCGAGTTCGAGTCCAGCATCCGCCAGGAAGTCCTCATGAGCAAGGTCGTCGAGTCCCTGACGGCGGGCCTTTTCGTCACCGACGAGGAGGTCTGGGGTTCCTACAGCAAGCAGAACGATTCGGCCAAGATCGAGTATCTCGTGGCCGAGACCGCCAAGGCCGAGCCCCCGGCGGCGCCGGGCGAGGCCCAGATCCGGGCCCGCTACGACCGGAACGCCGCGGCCTACAAGGTCCCCGAGAAGCGGACGGCGGACTACGTCGTCCTGCGGACCGCGGACCTCAGGAAGGAGGTCGCGGTGAAGGACGACGAGATCGACAAGTACTACCGCGACAACACGGCCCAGTTCCAGGAGCCCGAGACGGTCAAGGCCAGCCGCATCTGGCTGCCGTTCGGCGCGACCGACAAGGACAAGGTCCTGGCCCAGGCCGGCGACGTTCGGAAGCGCGCGGCCGGCGGCGAGGACTTCGCCGCCCTGGCCCGGGCCTTCTCCAAGGACGACAAGGCGGCGGCGGGCGGCGACTGGGGAGCCTACGACTGGAAGTCCCTGTCCGCCCCAGAGACCGAGGCCGTCGGCAAGCTCGAGGCCGGGGCCGTCTCCGTCGTGGTCGAGGCCGAGGCCGGGGCCGCGATCTTCAAGGTTACGGAAAAGAGGCCGGCCGTCACCAAGGCCCTGGCCGAGGTCAAGACGGCGATCAAGGGCATCCTCGAGGAGGAAAAGGCCCGGACCCTGGTGGCCGGGCGCATCCAGCAGCTGGAGAAGTCGGCCCGCAAGGAGAAGAGCCTCGACGTCGCGGCCCAGAAGATGGGGCTCAAGCCGGCCTCGACCGGCGCCCTCAAGCGCGGCGACCCGCTCGGCGACTTCGACACGACCGGCGCCGTCAGCTCGGCCCTCTTCGGGCTCAAGGACAGGGAGATCTCCGCCCCGATCCCAACCTACGCCGGCGAAGCCCTGGCCGAGCTCAAGGCCGTCGAGACGGAGCGGCCGGCCAGGTTCGAGGAGGTCCGCGACGAGGTGGCCAAGGAGATGACCGACGAGCTCAAGAAGACCGCGGCCCTGGCCCGGCTCCGCGAGCTCCGGGCCGGGCTCAAGGACGATTGGCACCTCGAGGCCCCCAAGCTCAAGCTCGAGTACAAGTCGGTCGACGCCCACAAGAGGGAGCAGTACCTGAGCCTGGTCGGCGAGCGGCCCGAGATCGACGCCCTGCTCTTCAGCCTGCCGCTCAGGCAGACGAGCGAGCCGGCGGCCGTCGACGAGGGCTACGCCCTGTTCCGCGTCCTCGAGCGCAAGGAAGCGACCAGGGAGGAGTTCGAGAAGGTCAAGGCCTCCGAACGCGATACGCTCCTCGGCGACAAGAAGAACCGCTTCCTGATGGCCTACATGACCAAGGCCCGCGAGGAGAAGAAGGTCAAGATCAACGCCGAAGCCTACCAGCGGCTGAGCCAGGAGGTCCTGTCGAGGTACTCCGGCCAGTCATAA
- a CDS encoding oligopeptide transporter, OPT family: MESSRKSLPPEAYQELPPGRAYAPFVPAEARVPEVTVRSVAWGLFMSLFFTFSIAYLGLKVGTVPEAAIPVAILAVGVGYMYKRKSSILENVILQSIGAASGALVAGAIFTIPALYILGLPTDIVKIFLSTFLGGCLGILFLIPLRRYFCVEQHGKLPFPEATATTEILVSGESGGKQARALILGVAVSGVYEFLTIGVRLWNELIDFRFVPFLDSLAVKTKMVFKLDALSAFLGLGYVIGLRYNAVIVAGGLLSHFGFIPAIWFLGQHIPGAVYPGTVPISGMSETQIFSAYVRNIGIGAIFMAGVLGIIKSMPVMVKSFSLGFRQIFRGQRADEAAAPRTDRDLHMKTIILGLLATAAGLFLYFLWIANLKLAVIGVLICLLLSFLFTTVAANAIAIVGTNPVSGMTLITIILSSVILLGAGLSGEQGMAVALLIGAVVCTALSISGSFITDLKIGYWLGATPRNQERFKFAGVLVSALTVGVAIALLDKAFSFQSGALAAPQANLMASVIKSMMSREPVTWLLYGIGASVALVAELAKVPPLAFALGMYLPLPLTTPLLVGGFLSHLVKRSTKDKELAERRNNRGTIISSGFIAGGALMGIVLAVLKLLKVDQAISLGIPMVLEAGRWVDGAPRPWFDAYGQIFSLAAFVLLCGFVYWDARRQK; encoded by the coding sequence ATGGAGTCATCCCGCAAGTCCCTTCCGCCCGAGGCCTACCAGGAGCTGCCGCCCGGCCGGGCCTACGCGCCCTTCGTCCCGGCCGAGGCCAGGGTCCCCGAGGTCACCGTCCGCTCGGTGGCCTGGGGCCTGTTCATGTCCCTGTTCTTCACCTTCTCGATCGCCTATCTCGGCCTCAAGGTGGGCACGGTGCCCGAGGCCGCCATCCCCGTGGCCATCCTGGCCGTCGGCGTCGGCTACATGTACAAGCGTAAGAGCTCGATCCTGGAGAACGTCATCCTCCAGTCGATCGGCGCCGCGTCCGGGGCCCTCGTGGCCGGGGCCATCTTCACCATCCCGGCCCTGTACATCCTCGGCCTGCCGACGGACATCGTCAAGATCTTCCTCTCGACCTTCCTCGGCGGCTGCCTGGGCATCCTCTTCCTCATCCCCCTGCGCCGGTACTTCTGCGTCGAGCAGCACGGCAAGCTCCCCTTCCCCGAGGCCACGGCCACGACCGAGATCCTGGTCTCCGGCGAATCCGGCGGCAAGCAGGCCCGGGCCCTCATCCTCGGCGTCGCCGTCAGCGGCGTCTACGAGTTCCTGACCATCGGCGTCCGGCTCTGGAACGAGCTCATCGACTTCCGCTTCGTGCCCTTCCTCGACAGCCTGGCCGTCAAGACGAAGATGGTCTTCAAGCTCGACGCCCTGTCGGCTTTCCTCGGCCTCGGCTACGTCATCGGCCTGCGCTACAACGCGGTCATCGTGGCCGGGGGGCTGCTCTCGCACTTCGGCTTCATTCCCGCCATCTGGTTCCTCGGCCAGCACATCCCCGGGGCCGTCTACCCCGGGACCGTGCCCATCAGCGGGATGAGCGAAACCCAGATCTTCAGCGCCTACGTCCGGAACATCGGCATCGGGGCCATCTTCATGGCCGGCGTCCTGGGCATCATCAAGTCCATGCCGGTCATGGTCAAGTCGTTCTCGCTCGGCTTCCGCCAGATCTTCCGGGGCCAGCGGGCCGACGAGGCCGCGGCGCCGCGGACCGACCGCGACCTGCACATGAAGACGATCATCCTCGGCCTCCTGGCCACCGCCGCGGGGCTGTTCCTCTATTTCCTCTGGATCGCGAACCTGAAGCTGGCCGTGATCGGCGTCCTGATCTGCCTCCTCCTGTCCTTCCTGTTCACGACCGTGGCCGCCAACGCCATCGCCATCGTCGGGACCAACCCTGTCTCGGGCATGACCCTGATCACGATCATCCTGTCGAGCGTCATCCTGCTCGGCGCCGGGCTGTCCGGGGAGCAGGGCATGGCCGTCGCCCTGCTCATCGGGGCGGTCGTCTGCACGGCCCTGTCGATCTCCGGCAGCTTCATCACCGACCTCAAGATCGGCTACTGGCTCGGGGCCACGCCCCGCAACCAGGAGCGGTTCAAGTTCGCCGGCGTCCTCGTCTCGGCTTTGACGGTGGGCGTCGCCATAGCCCTCCTGGACAAGGCTTTCTCCTTCCAGAGCGGGGCCCTGGCCGCGCCCCAGGCCAACCTCATGGCCTCGGTCATCAAGTCGATGATGTCCCGCGAGCCGGTGACCTGGCTCCTCTACGGCATCGGCGCCTCCGTGGCCCTGGTCGCCGAGCTGGCCAAGGTGCCGCCGCTGGCCTTCGCCCTGGGCATGTACCTGCCCCTGCCGCTGACGACGCCGCTCCTCGTGGGCGGGTTCCTCTCGCACCTGGTCAAGAGATCGACGAAGGACAAGGAGCTGGCCGAGCGTCGCAACAACCGCGGTACGATCATCTCCTCGGGCTTCATCGCCGGCGGCGCCCTCATGGGCATCGTCCTGGCCGTCCTGAAGCTGCTCAAGGTCGACCAGGCCATCAGCCTCGGCATCCCCATGGTCCTCGAGGCCGGGCGCTGGGTCGACGGGGCGCCGCGGCCCTGGTTCGACGCCTACGGACAGATCTTCAGCCTGGCCGCGTTCGTCCTGCTGTGCGGCTTCGTCTACTGGGACGCGCGGCGGCAGAAATAA